A part of Carettochelys insculpta isolate YL-2023 chromosome 1, ASM3395843v1, whole genome shotgun sequence genomic DNA contains:
- the LOC142002867 gene encoding olfactory receptor 52D1-like, whose product MAAFNLSSSEPSTFILTGIPGLEAAHIWISIPFSVFYMSSMFGNFTLLFVVAKEQTLHKPMYLLLCMLALTDIGMSTSVVPKALLIFWFNLKGITLGGCLTQMFFIHMVLAMQSAIVVTMALDRYVAICNPLRYSTILTNAHVAKLGLVCLLRAVFVVLPLPLLLRAQPFCANHIISHTYCEHIAVAKLSCGDTTFNRTYGLVTALAVSGLDLMLIALSYGLIIRAVLSISCKKATQKALNTCTAHIGVLLISYTSCLFSFLTQRFDKSIPSHVHITLANLYLLVPPVLNPIIYGVKTKELRDKVGKYTFRR is encoded by the coding sequence ATGGCAGCTTTCAACCTCAGCTCCTCTGAGCCTTCAACATTCATTCTAAcgggcatccctggcctggaagcggcccacatctggatttccatccctttctctgTATTCTATATGAGCAGCATGTTTGGAAATTTCACACTTCTGTTTGTTGTAGCTAAAGAGCAGACCTTACACAAGCCAatgtacctgctgctctgcatgctggcgcTCACGGACATTGGAATGTCGACCTCTGTCGTGCCTAAGGCACTGCTtatattttggttcaatttgAAGGGCATTACTCTGGGCGGCTGtctcacccagatgttcttcattCACATGGTTCTTGCTATGCAGTCAGCCATCGTCGTCACCATGGCCCTCGACCGCTATGTTGCCATATGTAACCCCCTGAGATACTCCACCATCCTCACCAACGCACATGTAGCTAAGCTGGGGTTAGTGTGTTTGTTAAGAGCTGTTTTTGTTGTACTGCCCCTTCCCTTGCTCCTGAGGGCACAGCCGTTTTGTGCCAACCACATTATCTCCCATACCTACTGCGAGCACATAGCAGTGGCAAAGCTGTCTTGTGGGGACACCACATTCAATAGGACGTATGGCTTGGTGACAGCACTAGCAGTCAGCGGGTTGGACCTGATGCTTATTGCATTGTCGTATGGACTGATCATCAGAGCTGTCCTGAGCATCTCCTGCAAGAAAGCCACCCAAaaagccctcaacacctgcacagcTCACATCGGTGTGTTGCTGATATCTTATACTTCCTGCCTCTTCTCCTTCCTGACACAAAGGTTTGATAAGAGCATTCCTTCCCATGTGCACATCACTTTGGCCAACCTCTATCTCCTTGTTCCCCCGGTGCTTAACCCTATCATTTATGGGGTCAAGaccaaagagcttcgtgacaAAGTGGGTAAATACACCTTCAGAAGGTGA
- the LOC142007671 gene encoding olfactory receptor 51G2-like, with product MPTCNDTNIHPATFLLASIPGLGPDRLWISIPFCLLYLTAILGNGLILFVVKSQRNLHQPMYFFLSMLSVTDLGLSASTMPTVLGVFLFNAREIDIDVCLAQLFFIHTFSIMESSVLLAMAFDRFVAIRHPLQYISTLTDSRIGNIWVASIIRGSGLHIPAVILLKWLPYSGIQPLSYSYCLHPDVMKVACADTTPNSFYGLFIVLSTLVLDSVLIVLSYILILRTVLSITSWRERLKALNTCVSHICATLLFYTPLISLSMIHRFKEKALPESQILLSYLHLLFPPVLNPIIYSIKTKEIRKQIKKIFQNYSAKRFQCEY from the coding sequence ATGCCAACCTGTAATGACACCAATATCCATCCTGCAACATTCCTCCTGGCCagcatcccagggctgggacctgACCGcctctggatctccatccctttCTGTTTGCTGTACCTCACTGCAATTTTAGGAAACGGTCTGATTCTCTTTGTGGTAAAGTCCCAGCGGAACCTCCATCaacccatgtacttcttcctttCTATGTTGTCTGTCACCGACCTTGGCTTATCTGCTTCCACCATGCCGACAGTGCTCGGTGTCTTCCTGTTTAATGCCAGAGAAATTGACATCGATGTGTGTCTGGCccaacttttctttattcacactTTCTCCATCATGGAATCCTCTGTTCTCCTTGCCATGGCATTTGATCGCTTTGTTGCAATTCGACACCCGCTACAATACATTTCTACTTTAACCGATTCAAGGATAGGAAACATATGGGTGGCTTCAATAATCAGAGGTAGTGGTCTGCATATCCCAGCTGTCATTCTTCTCAAATGGTTGCCGTACAGCGGGATTCAACCTCTCTCTTATTCGTATTGTTTGCATCCAGATGTGATGAAGGTGGCCTGTGCAGACACTACGCCCAATAGCTTCTATGGTTTGTTTATTGTCCTTTCTACTCTTGTACTGGACTCAGTGCTCATTGTGTTGTCCTACATCCTGATCCTTAGGACAGTGCTGAGTATCACGTCCTGGCGCGAGCGTCTCAAGGCTCTGAACACCTGTGTCTCCCACATCTGTGCCACCCTCCTTTTCTACACCCCGCTGATCAGTTTGTCTATGATTCACAGGTTCAAGGAAAAGGCTCTTCCTGAGAGTCAGATTCTTCTGTCTTATctccacctcctcttcccccctgtGCTAAATCCCATCATATACAGCATAAAAACCAAAGAGATCCGTAAACAGATCAAGAAGATCTTTCAGAACTATTCCGCTAAGAGGTTCCAGTGTGAATACTAA